In Metopolophium dirhodum isolate CAU chromosome 7, ASM1992520v1, whole genome shotgun sequence, one genomic interval encodes:
- the LOC132948127 gene encoding mitotic checkpoint protein BUB3: MIGESRSEFRLKNPPEDGISSVKFGPSSSQFLLVSSWDCSVRLYDVQANSMRTKYTHDRPVLDVSFQDAVHSFSGGLDNKLKMYDLNSNSESVLGSHDNAVRCVEYSNEVNVVLSGGWDGNVKMWDTRSSQCVGTLPQPDKVFTMSNVGEKLVVGTAGRKVFVWDLRNTAYIMQRRESNLKFQTRCIRCSPNKQGYVLSSIEGRVAVEYFDTAPEIQKKKYAFKCHRIKDNDIECIYPVNAISFHQVFNTFATGGSDGYVNIWDGFNKKRLCQFHRYNTGITSLCFSHDGSSLAIGSSYMYEQDVHPDPIPENNVYIRYVTDQETKPK, encoded by the exons ATGATTGGCGAGTCAAGATCAGAGTTTAGACTTAAGAACCCACCAGAAGATGGAATATCCTCTGTAAAATTTGGACCTAGTTCATCTCAGTTTTTATTAGTATCATCTTGGGATTGTTCAGTTCGGCTTTATGATGTCCAGGCGAATAGCATGCGCACAAAGTATACACATGATCGGCCAGTATTGGATGTTAGCTTTCag gaTGCAGTTCATTCATTTAGTGGTGGTCTGGATAACaagttgaaaatgtatgatttgAATAGTAATTctg aaAGTGTCCTAGGCTCACATGATAATGCGGTACGCTGTGTTGAGTATTCGAATGAAGTGAATGTAGTTTTATCCGGTGGTTGGGACGGTAACGTTAAAATGTGGGACACACGATCATCTCAATGTGTTGGAACCCTCCCCCAACCTGACAAA gttttCACTATGAGTAATGTAGGTGAAAAGCTGGTAGTTGGCACTGCTGGGCGTAAAGTATTTGTTTGGGATTTAAGAAACACGGCATATATAATGCAAAGGAGagaatcaaatttaaagtttcaaaCAAGATGTATTCGTTGCTCACCAAATAAACAAGGTTATGTGTTAAGTAGTATTGAGGGACGTGTAgctgttgaatattttgatacaGCTCCAGAAATTCAGAAgaaaaaatatgcttttaagTGTCACAGAATAAAAGATAATGATATTGAATGTATTTACCCGGTCAATGCTATAAG ttttcatcaagtatttaatacatttgcCACGGGTGGTTCTGATGGATATGTAAATATTTGGgatggttttaataaaaaaagattgtgCCAATTTCATCGTTACAATACAGGAATTACGTCTCTATGCTTTAGTCATGACG GTTCATCTTTGGCTATTGGCAGTTCCTACATGTATGAACAAGACGTACATCCAGATCCAATAcctgaaaataatgtttatattaggtatgttactGATCAAGAAACTAAaccaaaataa
- the LOC132948129 gene encoding polycomb group RING finger protein 3 yields MEKLIKLKTLNCHITCKICRGYLVDATTVTECLHTFCKSCLVKHLEENNSCPTCQIVIHQSHPLQYISFDRTMQDIVFKLVPGLQLDETKREREFYRIRGLPYPKEVPAGTEIDDDKTAQDQAAADSDYHRTDEQVNIGLECVASHLKSLKKKFLRVSSQATITHLKKFIAVKVLDGSDKYRDIDILCNDELLGKDHTLKFVYVTRWRFREPPLKLQYRPKLDL; encoded by the exons atggaaaaactgattaaattaaaaactctgAATTGTCATATTACATGTAAAATATGTAGAGGGTATTTAGTGGATGCTACGACTGTAACAGAATGTTTACATACAT tttgcaaAAGCTGTCTTGTGAAACATTTAGAAGAGAACAACAGTTGTCCTACTTGTCAAATTGTTATACATCAATCGCATCCATTGCAGTATATAAGTTTTGATCGTACGATGCaggatattgtatttaaattagtaCCTGGGCTTCAGTTGG atgAAACAAAGCGTGAAAGAGAATTTTATAGAATCAGAGGCTTACCATATCCTAAAGAAGTCCCGGCTGGTACTGAAATTGATGATGATAAAACAGCACAAGATCAAGCAGCAGCAGATTCTGACTACCATAGAACAGATGAACAA GTAAATATCGGTTTGGAATGTGTTGCATCACACTTGAAGTCATTAAAGAAAAAGTTCCTAAGAGTGTCATCTCAGGCCACTATTACACATCTTAAAAAGTTCATCGCTGTGAAAGTACTTGATGGATCAGATAAATACAGAGAC ATTGACATCTTGTGTAATGATGAATTGTTGGGGAAAGACCACACTCTTAAATTTGTATATGTAACAAGATGGCGATTCAGAGAACCTCCTTTAAAACTTCAGTATAGGCCAAAATtagatttgtaa